Part of the Fusobacterium sp. genome is shown below.
ACCAGCAGCGCTAAAGAGTAGCTTACTTTTCTCTTTAAAAATCTCTTCAGAGATTTTTCTATATCGCTCTTTCCCATATAGCTCCCCCTATTTAATTTCCTGTTCTTAATTTTTGTTCTATCTTATCTAATCTGCTCAAGTATTCATTAAGTTTCTCATTTTCAAGTAATAAAAGTTCCTTCTCACTATTATTAGTTTTAAATTCATCATATACCTCATCATATTTCTGGCTTAAAAATACTCTGTTTTCATCTGCTTCTATTCCCAGAACTTCTTCCAGCTTTACGATTTCTTCTTCCTCTTCCCTTAAAAATACCATCCTGTCTCTTCCTATTTTAAAAGCTTCTTTTGCTGCTGTTCTTCTACCTTCAGCAGTATTTTCACTTTTGAATACTTTTTCCTCAAGAGATTCATTCATATTTCTTCTTATATCTTCAATTATTTTCTTTCCCTTTTTTTCTTCAGCTTTTTGAACAGCTATTCTGGCTTTCTCTGCATCTTCTATAGCCTTCTGCTTAACTTTTTCTTCAGCCTGTATCTCTCTTCTTATCTCTTCAAGAACTTTTCTTCCCTCTTTTTCACTTATTTCCTGAGCATAAAGAGTTGTTCCCAATATAGTCAAAAGAAAAATACCTGCAATTATTTTTTTCATAAATCCTCCCTCTGTTTTTTATAAAAACAAGGTATTGTGAAATAAAACCACAATACCTTTTTATCACTTTATCTTAAACTCTTTAATTGATTAAATTCAAAAACTTTTCTCTCTTCTATTTTTACCTGTTTATCTATATCGCTTACAAATACTTGGTATTGTTTTAATATTTTTTTTACTTCCTCATTGTATATACTTTTTCCTTCCATATTCATAAGCATTTGAGTTCTTTCATTGCTCTTTCCTTTCAATGTTGTTAATAAATTTAAATTATTCTGAGCTGTGTTTGCTATCATTTCTTCCTGTTTAAATCTTTCATTTTCTTTTTGCTCCAACATCTTTAATTCTGCTTCAAGCTGTGAAAATTTTGTATCTAATGTCATATCTGCTGCTGCTAAGTTTGCTGATATTAATATTGCTCCTATTCCCAATAACATACTTTTTTTAATCTGCATAATTCTTTCTCCTTTGATTTAAGATATTTTTATTTACTTTTATTTGTTTTTAATGCTTCTAATTGTCTAAATCTATTAATTATATTTTCCTGTTCTTTCATTTGTCCTTCTAAATCTTTTAAAGCTGCTTGATATTTTGATGCCAGTTCTCCATATTGTTCTTTATAGAACTTTACATTTTTTATTTGATTTAATTTTGCTACCTTCTCTGATAATTGGTTATATAATTCTCTTTGTTTACCTAAAGTTGTTTGGGCTGTTTCTGCTATCTTTTTTTCTGTATCAAATTTTTCCTGCTCTTTTTGTATTAACAGATTATATTCCTGTTCCAATCCTTTAAAACGTGCTTCCAGATTGTCTATCTCTGCTCCCATCATAGATGCTGATAATACAATTGTTCCTAATACTAATAGTTTTTTCATAATTTCCTCCAAAGTTTATTTTTTATTAAGTTCTTCTAGTAAATTTAATTTTTCTATTATTTCTTTTTTTCTCTTTTCCCCTATAGTCTTATTTTCAAGTTCTTTATTTATTTTATTTAATTCTTCATATAGTTCCTGTTTTGACATTTTTTTAAGTCTTGCTTCCTCTTTCAATTTTGTTTCTTCTCTTAACCTTTGTTGTTCTTTTATTTTTTCCTGTTCTTTTAACTTCTCTTGTTTTATTATCTTTTCTTGCTCTTTTAGTTTCTCTTGTTCCCTTGCTTTCTCCTGTGCCTTTAATCTTTCCTGCTCTTTTAGTTTCTCTTGTTCCTTTGCTTTCTCTTGTGCCTTTAATCTTTCCTGCTCTTTTAGCTTCTCTTGTTCTCTTAACTTTTCCTGTTCTTTCAATTTATTTTTTTCTATTGCCAGATTTAATAATCTCTCTCTATTCTGATCTATATTATTTGCGCCTATTCTATTGTTTTGATTTGAACAACCATTTAATATTAAAGAAAGTAATAAAGAAGCTAATACTGCTTTTTTCATAAACTTTTCCTCCATTTGTTAATTACTTGTTGTCTTCTTTTACTTTTTCATCCTTTATGATTCCCTCTGCCTTTAAAATATCATTCAGTTTATATTTTTCAATTATAGTGTTATAGTAATCTATTTGAGCTTTTGTAAATTTTTCATTTGTTAAATTTTGATACAAAAGCGGAAGTGTCTCCTCTAAAGTTTTGTCATCATATTTTGCTTTATGTTTTTCATAATAATCTTGTATTTCTTTATCTGTTACTACAGTTTTAGCTTTCAGTTTTCTCTCTACAAAATAATTAACTTTTACAGATTCCTGAGCTTTTTTTATATTTTCTATCTCTTCTGGTGTATACTCTCCATTCTCAGCTTCTATTGCCAATGCCTTATACACTAAGATTTTCGCTATTTCATCTTTATTCTGCTGTTTTTCTTCAGCTGTTAAAATAACTTTTTCCTC
Proteins encoded:
- a CDS encoding adhesion protein FadA: MQIKKSMLLGIGAILISANLAAADMTLDTKFSQLEAELKMLEQKENERFKQEEMIANTAQNNLNLLTTLKGKSNERTQMLMNMEGKSIYNEEVKKILKQYQVFVSDIDKQVKIEERKVFEFNQLKSLR
- a CDS encoding adhesion protein FadA, producing MKKLLVLGTIVLSASMMGAEIDNLEARFKGLEQEYNLLIQKEQEKFDTEKKIAETAQTTLGKQRELYNQLSEKVAKLNQIKNVKFYKEQYGELASKYQAALKDLEGQMKEQENIINRFRQLEALKTNKSK